A portion of the Colias croceus chromosome 25, ilColCroc2.1 genome contains these proteins:
- the LOC123703290 gene encoding glycine-rich cell wall structural protein 1.8-like, with product MSPLYLILLLCVAANANNNNQAKQDAIIRAILAEDNQLQAASHGQDASQESQASRSGYAGTDVYGQGSNEDEASRRGYYTALDERAKYRLRYRARGHGFPSFGYGYNPYGRPFFAPRSADEDVNAYSAGSGAGAGLSHQGLSGSAAGLAGLAGSYGNRGAGVQDLSGAYGAGITGAGGSGYGAGVGGYGAGGYGGLSAASRSGENAGVTGEDASGYSGLGSGQSGAYRGVGGASNEGASGYSGAGSHGAGGYRGSSGHNAASNTGYGSEGASGYSGVGSHGSVGYHGAGASNAGYGSESTGYSGVGSHGAGHSGASSRNAGASGAGASGEGASYSGVGSHSGLGGRGLGASGVGASGNEGASGYSAGSHGAGGYRGASGHNAGVSGAGYGNEGASGYSGAGSHGAAGYSGHSGASGAGYSGSSGAGVSNEGARGYSGAGSHGAGASSRNAGASGAGSEGASGYSGAGSHGAAGYSGHNAGVSGAGYSGSGAGASGNEGASGYAGSHGAGGYRGASNAGYGNEGASGYTGAGSHGTGGYSSASHNAGVSGAGAYGSEGASGHSGAGSHGAGYSGANRGNAGYSGASGASGQGARR from the coding sequence ATGTCTCCGTTATACTTGATTCTGCTGCTTTGCGTCGCCGCCAACGCGAACAACAACAACCAAGCCAAGCAAGATGCTATCATTCGCGCTATACTAGCTGAGGATAACCAATTGCAAGCAGCTTCACATGGCCAAGACGCAAGCCAAGAGAGCCAAGCAAGCCGCAGTGGATACGCCGGTACTGATGTCTATGGCCAAGGATCTAACGAAGACGAAGCAAGCCGCAGAGGATACTACACAGCGTTGGACGAACGCGCCAAGTACAGATTGAGATATAGAGCCAGAGGCCATGGCTTCCCCAGCTTCGGCTATGGCTATAACCCGTACGGACGTCCCTTCTTTGCTCCTCGCAGTGCTGATGAAGATGTCAATGCGTACTCTGCTGGGAGTGGGGCAGGAGCTGGTTTAAGTCATCAAGGATTGAGTGGTAGCGCTGCTGGTCTGGCTGGATTGGCTGGTAGCTATGGAAACAGAGGCGCGGGCGTTCAAGATCTAAGTGGTGCTTATGGTGCTGGAATCACTGGTGCTGGTGGTAGTGGATACGGTGCTGGCGTCGGTGGTTACGGGGCAGGTGGTTATGGAGGTCTTTCCGCTGCTTCTAGAAGCGGAGAGAACGCCGGTGTCACTGGTGAAGACGCGAGCGGATACAGTGGCCTAGGAAGTGGCCAGAGCGGTGCTTACCGTGGGGTTGGAGGTGCCAGTAATGAAGGTGCCAGTGGATACAGTGGAGCTGGCAGCCATGGTGCTGGTGGATACCGCGGTTCCAGCGGTCATAATGCTGCTTCTAACACTGGTTATGGCAGTGAAGGTGCCAGTGGCTATAGCGGAGTAGGTAGCCACGGTTCTGTTGGGTACCACGGTGCTGGCGCTTCAAATGCTGGTTATGGTAGTGAGAGTACAGGCTATAGCGGTGTCGGTAGCCATGGTGCTGGACACAGCGGTGCCAGCAGCCGTAATGCTGGCGCCTCTGGTGCCGGTGCGTCTGGTGAAGGAGCTAGTTACAGCGGAGTCGGCAGTCATAGCGGGTTAGGCGGTCGTGGTCTTGGAGCTTCTGGTGTCGGTGCGTCTGGTAATGAAGGTGCCAGTGGCTATAGCGCTGGTAGCCACGGGGCTGGCGGGTATAGAGGGGCTAGCGGGCACAATGCTGGGGTTTCTGGCGCAGGTTACGGTAACGAGGGTGCCAGTGGATATAGTGGAGCTGGTAGTCATGGAGCAGCGGGCTACAGTGGTCACAGTGGTGCTTCTGGAGCCGGTTACAGCGGTTCTTCTGGCGCTGGTGTATCAAACGAAGGTGCGAGAGGATACAGTGGTGCCGGTAGCCACGGTGCTGGGGCTAGCAGCCGCAATGCCGGTGCTTCAGGTGCAGGTAGTGAGGGTGCCAGTGGTTACAGTGGAGCTGGCAGCCATGGCGCTGCAGGATACAGTGGCCATAATGCCGGTGTTTCTGGTGCAGGATACAGCGGATCTGGAGCCGGTGCGTCTGGCAACGAAGGTGCTAGTGGTTACGCTGGCAGCCACGGCGCTGGTGGGTACCGAGGAGCTTCTAATGCAGGTTACGGAAATGAAGGTGCCAGTGGCTATACCGGCGCTGGCAGTCACGGTACCGGAGGATATAGCAGCGCCAGTCACAATGCTGGTGTTTCTGGCGCAGGAGCTTATGGCAGTGAGGGTGCTAGCGGCCACAGTGGGGCTGGCAGCCATGGCGCTGGCTACAGCGGTGCCAACCGTGGTAATGCTGGCTACAGTGGAGCCTCTGGAGCTTCTGGCCAAGGCGCTAGACGTTAA